A genomic region of Psychrobacter sp. M13 contains the following coding sequences:
- a CDS encoding DNA glycosylase: MTNKTSVIKTNNDQSEQATDNSYNIGQEIEDHPFEPVLPSDATVMMMGTFPPTSDKWAMRFHYPNFYNDMWRIYGKVFFDDVDYFRVGDEKRFDPERIRAFMFERGIASCPTVKQAIRETGNASDKNLTVVTPVNLDLILPQVPKVAALFTTGGKATEVLLDLLQTPPIKSKHPKTNQSIDYPYQWHDEQNQWHDEQKLEDNKVNGLTLYRLPSTSRAYPLALEKKAAAYKVFFEKMGKL; this comes from the coding sequence ATGACAAATAAAACATCTGTTATCAAAACTAATAATGATCAATCTGAGCAAGCTACAGATAACTCGTACAATATAGGACAAGAAATCGAAGATCATCCTTTCGAGCCTGTTCTACCATCTGATGCTACAGTGATGATGATGGGAACATTCCCACCGACTAGCGATAAATGGGCGATGCGTTTTCATTATCCCAACTTCTATAATGATATGTGGCGTATTTATGGCAAAGTGTTCTTTGATGATGTCGACTACTTTAGAGTAGGGGACGAGAAGCGTTTTGACCCTGAGCGTATTCGCGCTTTTATGTTTGAGCGTGGTATTGCTTCTTGCCCTACCGTTAAGCAAGCGATTCGCGAAACAGGCAACGCTTCTGATAAGAATCTAACCGTAGTCACCCCTGTCAATTTGGATCTGATTCTGCCACAGGTGCCAAAAGTCGCCGCGCTATTTACTACAGGTGGTAAAGCTACGGAGGTATTACTTGATCTATTACAGACTCCACCGATCAAGTCAAAACATCCAAAGACCAATCAAAGTATCGATTACCCTTATCAGTGGCATGATGAACAGAATCAGTGGCATGATGAACAGAAGCTAGAGGATAATAAGGTGAATGGGCTCACTCTATATAGACTGCCTTCTACCTCACGTGCCTATCCATTGGCACTAGAGAAAAAGGCAGCGGCTTATAAAGTATTCTTTGAGAAGATGGGAAAGTTGTAG
- the upp gene encoding uracil phosphoribosyltransferase, which translates to MSDQNRNPDDKLDITVIDHPLVRHKLSLMREKDCSTYKFRTLTKELARLMAYEASRDFEIEKFPMQGWCGEIEGEQIVGKTATIVPILRAGIGMLDGVLDLIPTAKISVVGLQRDEETLQPVPFFEKFVSHMDKRPALIIDPMLATGGSMVATIDMLKRHGCKNIKALVLVAAPEGVRLVNEAHPDVTIYTAALDSHLDEHGYIIPGLGDAGDKIFGKQLGQ; encoded by the coding sequence ATGAGCGACCAAAACCGCAACCCAGATGACAAATTAGATATTACTGTCATTGATCATCCATTAGTACGTCATAAACTCAGTCTAATGCGCGAAAAGGATTGTAGTACTTATAAATTTCGTACGCTCACCAAAGAGCTAGCGCGTTTGATGGCTTATGAAGCGAGTCGCGATTTTGAGATTGAAAAATTTCCAATGCAAGGCTGGTGCGGGGAGATTGAAGGTGAGCAAATCGTCGGTAAAACCGCAACGATTGTGCCTATCTTGCGCGCTGGTATCGGCATGTTAGACGGGGTGCTCGATTTGATTCCTACTGCCAAAATATCTGTGGTTGGTCTACAGCGCGACGAGGAAACCTTACAACCTGTGCCGTTCTTTGAGAAGTTCGTCAGTCATATGGATAAACGCCCTGCGCTTATTATTGATCCGATGCTTGCTACTGGTGGTTCAATGGTCGCCACTATCGATATGCTCAAACGTCATGGCTGCAAAAACATCAAGGCTTTGGTATTAGTAGCCGCGCCTGAAGGCGTACGCTTAGTCAACGAGGCGCATCCTGACGTGACTATTTATACCGCAGCGCTCGATAGTCATTTGGATGAGCACGGCTACATTATTCCAGGTCTGGGTGATGCTGGTGATAAGATATTTGGTAAGCAGTTGGGTCAATAA